The DNA segment acaatgtgtcttcaccagaccttagtttgcgaggctcctaagtagggctcccttaggcctgcgggccggggggtccaaaaaggagtttcatttcggtggaaataaacgttttgatgctgatgatgattcctcgattcccccccccccgggcatgaccgctcctggtaacaggtgcggggggggggggggttgtcccatcggccctgtgggcttccacttaacagatGGTTTGAAGATGAggaggacgtgagcagtttttcacggaaaaactcttgagagagggggcccttgtcacatatattaaggaccctaaaataaattttaaaggaaaaaggtgtgaagaagacgcgaattaaccgaagaataaagaagaggaagaagaagcattcgttgatgtggagagcgatgattggtggagaagcattcggtgcggtggagagagatgtttggtggagaagagaagacgacgacaaggcttacgtggactaacaccgaggctataaaagggcgagtgagagcgaggcacaggggggaacagcagagaagcggaggctccggcgggtcaggaacacttCGGCTAGAAGAGAGCGACGCCATCTACTGCaccggtgagctcgcattctacgactccgcatcgtggacttcctgccgtgcctgagcccgttccggggagtcaacagaggacgctaccacctgctacggccaggggtgtctccagcgctgttgccacccatccgggtggtgctcccaacgccaacaacaccggcatcacctccacgggcgcttggacctgaagcttgtacgacgcagctagcgacgccagcccaaggacgtcgaacgccgccagccacgccagcccaagcacggcgaacgccgcctcgacgccgcctactggatccatacaacgccgcagccccaccgaaccaacagtgagcacgaacgccgaccgctaatagtagaacactagtagtagacgctagtagtagtgtgcccgggtcgtgtgtttttatagtctttgtgtttcgtGTTCGTTGTGTTAGTTTTGGggtctagtgtgtgtgccacgtaaagtgtattaaatgtgcgtttgtgtgggtacacccgtcgcctagtccattttttCGGTCCGAGTGCTccccggagagatccgtgacacactccatcgaaatgctaccgccccggccgggatcgaacccgcatcttttgggtcagcagcaaagcaccatagccactcagccaccactgCGGCTCGTCAGAAATTATTGACTCGAGAAGAATACTGTCAAATTTCACAAGGCAAGGAAAAACTACAAACTTGTAGAAGGCTACATTTAGTGCTGCTAAGTTTCATCACCAGAGTCTTATACGAGGCATCACTTTGCTACGCTGCAACGCTACCTAAATTGTTAATTTCCTCTAAGAGAGCGAAGTCACCCGCACAGAGGTGTGTGTTGGAGAGAACACAAGATGGCACGTCTTCAATATACACTGGGTGCTTCAGCTCAGTAGGGCCAATCTTTCCAAAAAAAACCCCTCGCTTTGAACATTCAGCTATAGTCGGCATTTTCGGTGATTGCGTCAAAATAAGCATTTAGGCTGTAAATCTGGACATTCACCGCATATTTATTAATTTGAGGATTAACAAAAACAAATCAGCCTACTCTTTCATCGGTAGCATCTGTCCAATGAGTTCTTTGCCTTTGACTTCAGCCTAAAATTTTCACTGTGTAAGGTCTACAACGCGCGTTTATAACAGCCTATTTCAGTCGTTTTGTTCAAGGTGATTATATTGtggttccttctttttttaacttcaagCAATGATCGTGGGCTTTAAAAATTGCCACGTGATTGCGTGCTTTCGCGGTGCCTCGGCAAATGCGCCCTCGCTAAAACAACTCGTTTACACAAGCCGCGATGAATAAACGGCCAATGCAAAGGGACTCCGTTGGTTACAGCGCAGCTGTTTCTCGTCGTGGAGGGGGTGTAAccgatcacgtgaccacccctTGCCTGTGCCTCGCGCTACCTCAGTGATCTGAAGGTGGTGCGTGCCATCACCGGTGGCCATTGCCTGTATGTATACACGTGATCCCTCCGTGTATGTATACGACGTGCCTCCCGGGTGGACAGTTTCAATAAAGGGAACAATTAAGGAAGGAGGGGGGGTAAAGGAGGAAAAAAACGCTGTTTTCAACTCACAGGACGAAGACGACACTCGGTAAACGTAATCGTAAACACGCAGCTCCGGCGCCGCCGTGGTCTAGCTGTGACAGTCGCTCTAGACATCAGTTAGCGTAAACTAGCACAAAAAAAACGACAACAATGCTTCATTAACTTCGCAGAAATTGCGTACAAGAGCTGCGTTATAATAATGCATCACCGACTGTAGTAATCGGGCTCGGAATTTGTTTTCTCTACAATTGTGATGCCGCGGCATGGGCGTAATAATCTCCGAGCTAAAAAAAATTATCGGTGCTATACTGAAAACCGGTGGCGGCACTGCTCAGTACATTTAAGCAGGGAAGCAATATGAAGTAATACCAGGACTGAGAGGAAGCTATTATGTGGATTTTTATTGTACGTTTTCGGCGGTGGCAGATGACATATGCCTCTGCGTTGTGGaggttttcattttttgttgcgGCTGGCCACCTGTCAGCGCTACTTAAATGAGGAAGCTGGCCTTTTATATTTTTGGGAGGACAGGTTGAAAGTAATAAATCAATCTGTTCTGTCACTTATTACATACACTCGGCTTAGGCTATCGCCAAATGTTTGACATAGGCAGAAATACACATTTGCACCCCATAATGATCAGTAAGTTTCTTTAGCAAATTTATCACAATAGTACAAATTTATCAGGCAAGGCGGACGTGAGAACGCCAATAAAGCTCATACAACAGTCGCGGTCAGTGCAGTTTCTGTGAAAACATATCGCACAACAATGTATTCAAAAACCTATTATGTACACCAATGCACAGCTGGCACTTTATCAGTACATTTCTTACTAAACTCATAAACCAGGATAATCGTGCAAATGTCACCTCTTCATTCTGCTAGTTTTATAACTTGTACGGTATATaagttaaaggaacactgaggagaaattgaagttggcttgtatcattagaataccagctcctgatcacaaaaacgacactcttactgaaaacaaagctcttgtaaggtagaaaatagcaagaaccaaaacacagctatcgctgccacaggccaatctcgcaagtacaagcgggatgacgtcacaggacacgagacgccaccttggaggaatattccttcctccatgcaggccatgaatctctgaggctgacagaggaaggttgcgtggttcagtattgaagtaagttttgttttaacaCCGATACTGTAGTTTTATCACACAAgcaagacagacaaaagacaacctgaatgttggaagcaaagaaaaccgatgctttgAGGCGCCTCAGGCGGCTAcgagagtttcggtttgttatggcgcttcgcgtctatgcgctttgcgtgccccgtggttttatttttgacgcgcctcgatttataatcgccgaacagcagaggaactccaagtgccgcttcaagtgctggttaacctCTGAAGGAGCCTGCTGAGGCTGGTCAGGTGATCGctacggtcgatgaaaaactatgatagcatgatggtcggtgatcgtacaaggaagtgagcagtataaagagcacttgtgtcttatTACGCtggcccggcgaaacgttcccggctgtgccattCAACTTCGATCTACTTAAcaaaaatcgtttattagggacgggagacaagatacaaggcagttaagaaaaaaaggtttggaacctgcagagactgtgactccgctctcctccaactcgtttgtttgcggctccattcaatagcttcggcattTGGGCgcagctgttctcttcgagctctcggctaatttaatccattcacagtacacatcagaaggtacatgcaagtgggcgagagagcccgatccagttgaccccgtacctccggaaacacgcggaacccgttgaagcgtcttgcgtcggctttactttcaagccgccaaattTAAACACGAGCGCCCTTGaacacccatccgttttttttttgtggcaaaaaataaataaataaataacctggtcCTTGCAACTGTGGAAAACCTCCtggacgccgcctgctgcaccgtgcaaccgcgccgttcaaggtatcacaatccattggccccaaagccccggccagcctccgatgggcgcgacgcgccgaccttgtcctggcccattgcgactccccgcactggggttatggcatttaatttgcaacggctgcacacggcggaagggggaaacgacccgccggcgcctaacctaaccgtgctccctcaaaagcatcgcacgctatgtggggctgaggtcgctgaaatacaggccggagtttttgcgagaacttcgttggcgggtgcaggaacgggatccatcgtaacgctggcacacgccggtgcaaacgtaaacgaagcgacggtagcgacccccgatagatgccttcaacgtgcggcggcggtagctttcatttcggctgctgctagaccgcaccgctagccgccagaaatcacggggTCTGCGTTTACGtctgtttcacgtcactccgtcctgtgatgTCACAAGaggacgccgtgacgtcataagagtgcgccgagtttgaatcggagcagcgggtaaaactttttcaacttcgaatccaaatttctttgaaataaatgcatctttcgctcgcgGACAAGCGGccacaaagccatgaaatgcctaACTATCAGTATTTGATAACAAAAAcgaattgatagagttctcctcactgtcccctTTTGGgccgcataataataataattggtttttggtggaaaggaaatggcgtagtatctgtctcatatatcgttggacacctgaaccgcgccgtaagggaagggataaaggagggagtgaaagaagagaggaacaaataggtccgtagtggagggctccggaataatttcgaccacctggggatctttaacgtgcactgacatcgcacagcacacgggcgccttagcgtttttcctccataaaaacgcagccgccgcggtcgggttattTGGGCCGCAGCCACTTTCACACTCTTTCGCATGACGGCGGTTGTTTCCTTGCTcgatttctgtttttattttggcGTGATTGTGATGCTTGCGCACGTTTAACAGGCTGGTGTCTTTTGATTACATTGAAAATGAGCTGCTGAGATCGCTTATACGCGTTTTGCGTGGCTTCGCAGATTAAAGTTGTCAGCATTTGTATGGGTCGTTAGCATTTTTTTCGCAGTTCTTATCCTTTATCGCAGCAGTTTCTAAGCTCCTAAAACGAACCAACTAGGTCGACAAGTTATATCGATTCATCTAAGATTCAACTTTTTTAATAAGTTTTCGGAGTTAGAAGTGAGCTTTGTTCCGCACATATcgttgtcagcggtgcagtagaACCGAATACAGCCAAGACGTGCTAATTAGCCAGCTCGTTAACTGATACGAgaagtagttaactttttaacaattactcttaggctccttatttacgagaggcgtgtagcccacagtaGACACTATCTATATCGGCGTTTATGTTTTCTAAAAAGCCGTTCTCGTCGCCGCAGCAGTGCAAGCAACTTCGGGGCCGCACACGGCCGAAACCTCGAGACCAAAAAGAGCGCTGGCCACGCCTACGAGCGCGCGTCACACAGCGGTGCGCCTGTCATGTGCACCGCTTTTCTCCCGCTCGCCTCTCTCCAGACCGGCCGTGGTCGGGCTGGAGAAGGAGCACGTGCCTCATTCTCAACACTCAACCTAAACCGGCTAACGGTGGGCGTCAAACTCCACCCCGTTTTGCCTCGGTTcggaaagctgctggcatttctcCCTAGCCGTGACTTCATTAAACTTGCCTTCAGGGTACACTTGCATACTTCTCGTATGTGAGCCCACTCCTGTATCAGCGCCAAGTGGTATCAACAgaatattaaaataaataaataaagaaataattgaAACAAAATCAGGGGTAGGATACGGACACGGGGCAGATGAGGACCCTATACGACCGGTTCAAATTCTCCTTTAACGTAATGAAGCTTGCTAACGTTGCATATTTATACTAGCATGCTAACATGTGCAATTTGTTTTAAAACCTGTGTGAAATTTTTTATACCGCGCAAACGTGCTTCGCGGAAACACTGTTCTGTAGCTTAATCGGCGCTTGCTCTCGAGCAACACACTACCGCATTCGAGAACTACACGAAGTGTCGCTGAGCGTCCATCTCATTTTGTGCACAGCTGAAGCATCTATCGGATGGTATTGGCGCATGCTCCTTCGCTCCTCTCGACCCCTCTCTTTCATCTAACGCAGAGGCGAAAATAATGTACCAGGTTGACAGCACCATTACACATTACTACGTTCGCACGTAGCTGCTTCGGTATGAGAGAACTCTTCTTAATAAAATGTTGAATTGGTTAGTTTATTGGTCGTCAGCATTTTTGTAACAGGCACGGCTCAGCTTTCGGGGGAATTCCCGCGCCCTGAGCCGCTCTGCGGGGGCCCAACGGGTGGGTGGCTCGCCCTGAGAGGCGCCCATGCATGAGCCCAGCTGTCGGCGTCGCTTCCAGGGACAGCTGCCGCAGCACGCAGCTGCGTCCATCAGCGGCAGAGATGACGGGCAGCGAGGCCACCCGACGTCTGCGCCAAAGGGATCTAAAAACGTTGGTCTGCGCATACCAAACAGACCGCGTTCATGGGTGACGCtcaagaagcgtttgcgggtcggtgggctggaaacgccgattggtcggtgggatgcgtgtctgcgtgacgttttttcgcttcgccctcgttctcaaccggatgtggtgTCGCcacgcctctctcggcctgtccctgaagtgcctagggaatcgctagggccggccggccggccgccgggcgtgcgtggtctgcgggcattctcttcgtgagcgtaggcggcggcgtGCGCGCTTCGGAAGGTGTCCAggtacggcttttttttttttgcgtggtgcgctcgtcggcgcagccagctggaatttctgtacagttcttgcttccacgacattgcgacgacccccaaaaggcgctgacccccGAGACaccgccagcgacataaaggcacgcattttatctcaaatttcgcttcatgaagtgctgtaccgcttacctacatgccttgcgcattccaggacctcgttttcctgctgcaggagcacgtcgtgctggtgttcaaaattttgcaactccattacgacgacccacataaggtgcggtttgaggactgccggcgtcgccatctgaaccgccgtctgacagccacgatgaagcgcttgtcgggcgtgcacgttctcaatcacgaggtaagggttgaacaacgttttcgcaagttttctcgtgcagaactcgccaaatggCGGCGCTTGTaatgtaactttttttgcagcatcgtttcctgggtgcttctggcgagccgatgctgtccttatttgccgcggaccgataccacgtggcgagacgccagggcatcgacccccagtgcgcctttgttcctttgcagtggcaagtccagggtaaaagtggccacgataattctgccactacaatctgccctttaggatcgctatcagctgtaacggtaagtccagaagttccgactcgcgcattgtggaaatcgcgcctggcctaagtgtccagcattcacccagtgcagtgcagctttgtttaattccttagagacttctcgcgctttgtcgaaatcgacggcagccgtgaaaatttacatatgagacctcgctacagcattatcccagcgcagcgcgcctttgtttctttgcgtcggcaagcgttagaagcgcgcgccgtctcgcgctttgtccaagtcggctctaaaactcgcgctaggcctcgttgcctggttgacaaagtgcacggctttgttcctttcagtggcaagcctctgtcactacagtcggcggccttaatttttatgatcgctgtcagcttcaacagcaagtccaagaaaagttatgacaatcgcgcggtgtggaaatcggcggtagagacaaaaaactcgtgcttgtagctgcagacttacccagctccagtgcgcctttgtttattttcgTAGCGACTatccgcgctttgtagaaatcgacgccagccgtgaaattttacatattagacctcgctacagcattagcgcagagcgccttcgtttctttgcgttctaacttgtttgctcgttacttttgttcttttcagtcgtttcctgaatctgtccaaagagccgggctaggtggatgattgttcgccgtcagtggaaccacatggcgatcgcactgcatacagcacgactttggtccatgtgttttttaaataaaaacatcagatgtcgaaggtcgtgcccgaggattgcttcgacagctggggcaaaaccatggggaccgcacacgctgtgtcgtcgctgccaagtgaagaggcacaaaacggctgtcaaccttaataaaggcccttctcggggccgcctcagtgtttcctggcagatcacacgctttccaccctgtgcacgtgttctcatttccaattaaataggtccttcaaaccctgcagaaggcttgaattaggaactgctaatatcaagatggtacttgagaaacaatagcggctacaataacaaagatgaagaggggctggagttacacgcaaataaaaaaggttggaggtacccagataggctgaaatggttttgggcgggagtcctagttattctatataggactcaaataatgcatattcagcgtttatcaaggtttttgtagaaatatataaagagcattaagcagtctaaacgaataagagaaccatggatcacgccagagctcagaagaatgataaagagcaaaaacaagtaccatgcgtttttaaataatcgctctcttgaatctcttatgaaaaaaaacaagaaataatctaaatgctgagcttaagcgtgctaagactgtgtatcatcaaaaactgttctctgatgttagaatgaaaaattcagacactgtgtggaaagttgtagataacttgttacgtcgcaatacgaaaaatgcgccagctcaacgaataatctataagggctctgaattatccggtcaggctcttgctggccatttaaacaattttttaaccacccatttacctatgatgcatctacctgaagttccttcatcttgtagccctttcgaaagccttttccttgagcccaccaatgagacctttatgaatttgaataatagcaaagccttagatgttgacaatattcagataaaaccagtcaaatatgtactatcatatattgcacctgtgcttgcatacatcttcaatttgttaattgaaacgggagtttacccggaataaatgaagaaagcaagagtgacagttgtgtttaaagggggagataaagatgtagtgtccaattatagaccaatatctgtgattccagtcttttcaaagggcttggaaaaagtaatcttttcccgtgtagtgaacttttttaatgcaaaacaaatcctgtctgatgctcaatttggcttccgaaggggaaagtcgacggaaacggctttgttatcacttaaggaatgtatcctgcaaaacactgaagcaggtattctcactgtcggactcttcattgattttagtaaggctttccattccataaaccatcaaattttaactcataaactttctcaaaacggagttcgtggaacacttttagacctcatgaaatcatacctgcaaaatcgaaaacaatctgtctatatccacaaccatcagtctttttttctggcggtacgaaatggtgtgcctcaaggcagcattctgggcccgatgctttttaacatctatataaatgacattgtgcatatttatgacaaagcgaaatttattatatacgccgatgatagcagagTGCAatgtaatccttacgaaactagagaactggtcctcttctaattgcctacaaataaaccctacaaagactaaggtaatgattttccgtgcaaagaacaagccagtcgaactacaacgcgctcctaaatacgcaggtcaagaaattcaaattgtagacagccacaaaatccttgaagatactttctcgtcgcatctcaggtgggatccacatgtggaaaatatttgcaaaaagctctcttcagtagcaggtgttctaacacgatgtcgatggctccttcccactcacgtgaaaattcaaatttatcatgctcttttcggttccgtaactctgtttgggcaacaccacaaaaaaaatgtgataaaaatacaggttctgcagaagaaaatgatccgctacattgtaaaccttccttatctgtctctccaacgcaaactgcttttagaaattataacatcattcgttttgaacatatatatgtttttcgcattttgaggttcttttaccattcttctcctggttatagagatttcttaatacgtactacacatttaaggaccgcttcgaatcgactctacacctgaattaccgatctctggtatattccatattttcgaattaattataaactacaaacgcttgaacacaatttaccaaccactcttaataagcacacagttttggatagtgttaaatcaagcgagttaaaaatgtattctgttaatatatagccaggttgcatttaatgttcctttgttgtctgccggtgccatgtatgcctattgagtgtttcttttctctttatattTCTCGgctcttctctttgttttcatgcgtctgtaaactattgttagtgagcatacatgctcattgttttcattgcagttaaaaaaattgaacaagaaagtaaaaaaaaaataaagataggggtgtggggagcagacagggacaagattgggggaggaagtaaaaaatagaaagaaagaaaaaaaaagggggggggaactattctagtaaggaaggaaagggtaaaaaaaggagatggcgaaacgagagaaagggagaggaagacagtgcgggggacatgggcagcgcggcaaccacaggcgtacgaaagcaaaacgtgcaaacaagacacaaacaaattgcacaaacacaaagatgggcgccgctgcagatgcgtggccaaagaggcgccgctgcgcaaatgacactggcagcgacgaacaggccaaaccaggcgccttttggggagtctcactaatttccggtaagccgagggctagaacgttaaggaaggagtgggctacgttaacgagcacatgtgtaagaacttacacagggggtctgggtttcactgaacggtgcacccctctccctgggcgggtcgttgaaccgacttcgtcgggaatacttggttgtagtggaggagggctgggctagctgtgtacaaagatttcaaattgtcggaaaaaagtaaggaaagaacgtcaaagcttattaatactgcacgaggcagtatagtgtaagtaaggagtggtatgattgcctgggatatacactaggagttataaagggtatatctgagttagccaattaacgagaggtgcagtattattttgtttggaggtcgtgaataaaagaaaggataccaggcttttcgttaagacattcttgaatagtattaaacttgtggataaaatagaattcacgttgttcacgtgctcgcctgtttttgaagcccccttgaataattgttacttttagttggtcaaatgggtgtccttctgagtttacatacttggataggggaagattggggagagacttggtgtgtgctcagtggttgttgaatcgaatgcgaaatgcagtgtttgtctctcctatgtattgctggttacacacagtgcattcaagaaggtaaataatgtttgatgagtcgcagtcaaacttgccgttgattgaatgctggaaaactgacctcgtactagttgcggaacacgtagtcttcatgtgcttgcaaactttgcagcgatctttactacagggctggcatccatattttggggttttgtgttccttggagtggactagatggttctgaatgtttttggcacgcctgtaaatcacgcggggtgcgcatgtaaatattttcgatagtcgttgactttgctggagaatattaaagtgcttattaagaattctgtttatgttcggtgcgttactgttaaatgtgagaataaggtttgtagtgtaatcatttcgattATCTCTTCGgcgcccctggagtatttgactacggttcagatttgaagctctgcttatggcgtcatcaataaaagaacgtggatagcgctgcgttaagagcacgtaaacattttttaatgctttttatacgtatatgtaaacattttttttgcttgaagtgcgtttgtcgtgtactgccatttcagaggcgcttgggcccagtcaagctgctttttagcagcttttagcccttgcatctctgtggcatgtaacttgcattttgtaaaaatgaaatgaaattgcatttggaagagaaagacaaggtttcattttgcagtgtaagcttgcgtctctagaacgaacagagaacgttgcctcacactgcttgggcctgtcgtttgacccctcgttgaccgcaaggaaaaaaaggacctctctaggaaactatttgcgggatctttcctctgcttcaggaggggagggtgaggggaagggggttgatggcctcccctttgtcgggttcgccgcgacacgcgacgcacgacggacaagacgacaaaaggaagcggggaaagctgcctttccgtaattaaccgtgacttgcaggtgcctggTGCGCTGCAGCTTTGACCGTACATGTGGCGCCACCTCCCGTTCGCGACGTGCGTTATGTGTAAGTCAAAcgtgcagccgccgcagtcgccgcAGTTAATACCATGGCGGCAAGCGGCAGCGCAGAGTGTACGCGATCTAAAAGCAGGAGTTCTATTTACTGTTGTGTGTACGGCTGCCACAACAGTTATAAGAACACCGCCGGAAAGTTGCCGAAGATTAAATTTTACAGCTTTCCCTGGAGGCCGTATGAAGAGGAAAGAAGGCAGCGCTGGGTTAGAGCGGTACGCCGTGCAAGGTAAGCATACACGCCTCGTCAGCGTTGTCAACGGCTTATTGTATTTAATTGTTTCCATTAGCCCGGACGGAAGCCCATGTCAACCGAACCGCTGCTTGACCCGCATCTGCAGTGCACATTTTGTGGGGAACGAGAAAAGCACGATTGCCGGACACCGTGCATACATTCCTACGCTGTTTCCGGCGAGCTATGGGAGATGCGACGGCG comes from the Amblyomma americanum isolate KBUSLIRL-KWMA chromosome 1, ASM5285725v1, whole genome shotgun sequence genome and includes:
- the LOC144128649 gene encoding uncharacterized protein LOC144128649; this encodes MPCAFQDLVFLLQEHVVLVFKILQLHYDDPHKVRFEDCRRRHLNRRLTATMKRLSGVHVLNHEHRFLGASGEPMLSLFAADRYHVARRQGIDPQCAFVPLQWQVQVVS